In Mugil cephalus isolate CIBA_MC_2020 chromosome 19, CIBA_Mcephalus_1.1, whole genome shotgun sequence, the genomic stretch AAGCGTGATGAGCTGAACCGGCAGAtcaagcaggaggaggaggagaaggagcgacTGCAGCACGACATCCGCGTCCTCTCGGAGAAGCTGAGCAGGGTCAACGAGAGCCTGGCGCAGAGACTCGCCGCCCGCGCCACCTTCGACCGCACTATCGCAGAGACGGAGGCTGCTTACACCAAGGTGTGTGCCGTCTTACATCTGTTTCAAACTCTACAAGAAGCGGTACCGCGTGGACTGGTTTTTTGACAATTAAAAGTTTGCAGCACATATGAGAAAAGGGTTTGCCATTGGTCTTGTGAGGGAAAATAAGgagtgactgactgacttttaACTGCTGATGCTTCCAAGATCCCTAACCATTATGGCCTACACTTTAATTACACACACAGGaactctctttctcctctgtagAGAGACTTAATGAAACGCATTCCTCCTCCAGTTGACAGTGCACAGATGCCTATGAAAGTTAGCCAGGCCGCAGTGTCTCTAaagcaaagctgaaacaaaggcaacttgtttgagttttcttgaaaatgtttcatcgcttcttcagttctgaatgtCTGATGttcaagtttttatttggaacatctAGTGGagatcatttataatagcgagtatgtgttgttgtttttttttctgatagaATAAGGGAAACCTCTGCTGAGGGAAGGGCATCCCTGTTAAGTAGGTGGTCTTGAATGTGACCCAGGATGCATTGCGTGCCAATgctaccaaaggaatgaggtcaaatgCGTCCCAGACCACCTTCATGTGTGGTCAGAGATCGAATCAGTCAGATGCTTCATCAATGCATCCTGGGGTtattcacacctgtactttaagtTGACCACTTATGATCAGAAAtcccaggatggatgttaatgccaggtctgaacggggcccAGTCCCTTGTTCAGAGAGAGTGactaaaaaattattttcaaaatagTGTCCCTCGTACCTCAGGTGGATGGACTGCTAAGCCCTGCCCTGAAGAGCTGGCTGTCCTTTGTTGAGACATACGTTTG encodes the following:
- the ssna1 gene encoding Sjoegren syndrome nuclear autoantigen 1; the encoded protein is MTQQAAALQTYNNELVKCIEDLCSKRDELNRQIKQEEEEKERLQHDIRVLSEKLSRVNESLAQRLAARATFDRTIAETEAAYTKILESSQSLLSVLKQEAGNLSKATEPRRKEH